Proteins from a genomic interval of Bifidobacterium longum subsp. infantis ATCC 15697 = JCM 1222 = DSM 20088:
- a CDS encoding ABC transporter permease translates to MFFLRMITRSFTRQLRRRLLIALTVCLSATVSVSMLGVVFDVGDKLNAELSTYGSNITVQPKADAVVSDLYNTESGGAASTSDPTAFLKESDAAKIKTIFWSFNITNFAPQLNIHAMVNGTNVPVVGTWFNKDLKISTGETTVVGVEGMRSWWQLDGKWPKDDSDQGVIGKTLASELGVTTGDTITLNKTTASGKKNEQKIKLTGVYDSGDEDNGSLYIASSTAQVLADLPDSVDKIEVKALTTPENDLARKAAANPAALSQEEWETWYCTAYPSSIAYQIEEVIPGAVAKQVRQVAALQGNVLQKTQAVMILMTVLSLIAAAVAVANLMVASIGERSGELALLKALGATDAAVSRLMLAETAAISLLGAIVGALLGSGVAQLIGRVVFGSGITMRPMVFVLVFVLLAVTVLLASASSIRSILNLKPAEVLHGR, encoded by the coding sequence ATGTTCTTTCTGCGTATGATTACTCGCTCGTTCACCCGACAGCTGCGCCGGCGCCTGCTTATCGCGCTGACCGTATGCCTGTCGGCGACCGTGTCCGTATCGATGCTGGGCGTCGTGTTCGACGTGGGCGACAAGCTCAACGCCGAGCTGTCCACCTACGGTTCGAACATCACCGTGCAGCCCAAGGCGGACGCGGTCGTTTCCGACCTGTACAACACCGAGTCGGGCGGCGCGGCGTCCACCAGCGACCCGACCGCCTTTCTGAAGGAGTCGGACGCGGCCAAGATCAAGACGATCTTCTGGTCGTTCAACATCACCAACTTCGCGCCGCAGCTCAACATCCACGCCATGGTGAACGGCACCAACGTGCCGGTCGTCGGCACGTGGTTCAACAAGGACCTCAAGATTTCCACCGGCGAGACCACCGTCGTGGGCGTGGAAGGCATGCGCTCGTGGTGGCAGCTGGATGGCAAGTGGCCCAAGGACGATTCCGATCAGGGCGTGATCGGCAAGACGCTGGCCTCCGAACTCGGTGTGACCACCGGCGACACCATCACCCTCAACAAGACCACCGCCTCGGGCAAGAAGAACGAGCAGAAAATCAAGCTCACCGGCGTCTACGATTCCGGCGACGAGGACAACGGCTCGCTCTACATCGCCTCCTCCACGGCCCAGGTGCTCGCCGACCTGCCCGATTCGGTCGACAAAATCGAGGTCAAGGCCCTGACCACGCCGGAGAACGACCTGGCCCGTAAGGCCGCCGCGAATCCGGCCGCGCTGAGCCAGGAGGAATGGGAGACCTGGTACTGCACCGCCTACCCGAGCTCGATCGCCTACCAGATCGAAGAGGTGATTCCGGGCGCGGTGGCCAAGCAGGTGCGCCAGGTGGCCGCGTTGCAGGGCAATGTGCTGCAGAAGACGCAGGCCGTGATGATTCTGATGACCGTGCTGAGCCTGATCGCCGCAGCCGTGGCCGTGGCCAACCTGATGGTCGCCTCGATCGGCGAACGGTCTGGCGAGCTGGCGCTGCTCAAGGCGCTCGGTGCCACCGATGCCGCGGTATCCCGCCTGATGCTGGCCGAAACGGCGGCAATCTCGCTGCTGGGCGCGATTGTGGGCGCGTTGCTTGGTTCCGGCGTGGCCCAGCTGATAGGCCGGGTGGTATTCGGTTCCGGCATCACGATGCGGCCGATGGTGTTCGTGCTGGTGTTCGTGCTGCTGGCTGTCACCGTGCTGCTGGCGTCCGCCTCCTCGATTCGTTCGATTCTGAATCTCAAGCCCGCGGAGGTGCTCCATGGCCGCTGA
- a CDS encoding DUF2318 domain-containing protein, translating to MLEQFVAVMPGTLAPTLLVMSLSVMLTVGEGRDKPISSHWRLIGLTVGLIAAITFAGLRASAVINQRTFVNYPVLWCAIIADILTIVVVVFARRITTNWQQHKVFMHIANAVAAIDIALTLFYALPDVILQLTIWVEPGDPIFTSDMLLRALGFALGLAMSIIVAVIFRTMRSTAVRASFTAAVLAVLVILFVRHLTGVMQILQARGFPIGHTGFVALAWLINHNDWMIMAQAFVFLIPAVASVVAGFRMPLTGANEAIGRKHKAFRRRAVASAVWSLVAMIGVTLTLTVGVAATHQTITLSPPEAYSLKDGVATIPFSQVEDGHLHRFEYKAKDGTVMRFIIIRKNGGAYGIGLDACENCGDAGYYEKDGKIICKKCEVAINLATIGFKGGCNPIPFPYKTGHGKITIQTTDLDALSAHFQ from the coding sequence ATGCTTGAACAATTCGTGGCAGTGATGCCGGGCACCTTGGCCCCCACATTGCTGGTGATGAGCCTGAGCGTGATGCTCACGGTCGGCGAGGGGCGAGATAAGCCGATAAGCTCGCATTGGCGTCTCATCGGCCTGACCGTCGGCCTGATCGCCGCTATCACATTCGCCGGCCTGCGCGCCTCGGCCGTGATCAACCAGCGCACGTTCGTCAACTATCCGGTGCTGTGGTGCGCGATCATTGCCGACATCCTGACCATCGTCGTGGTGGTGTTCGCACGCCGCATCACCACCAATTGGCAGCAGCACAAGGTGTTCATGCACATTGCGAACGCCGTGGCCGCCATCGACATCGCGCTCACCCTGTTCTACGCGCTGCCGGACGTGATCCTGCAGCTGACCATCTGGGTGGAGCCCGGCGACCCGATCTTCACGTCCGACATGCTGCTGCGCGCGCTCGGCTTCGCGCTGGGCCTGGCCATGTCGATCATCGTGGCCGTGATCTTCCGCACGATGCGTTCGACCGCGGTGCGTGCCTCGTTCACCGCCGCCGTTCTCGCGGTGCTGGTGATTCTGTTCGTCCGGCACCTGACCGGTGTCATGCAGATCCTGCAGGCACGCGGTTTCCCGATAGGCCACACGGGATTCGTGGCCCTCGCCTGGTTGATCAACCACAACGACTGGATGATCATGGCCCAGGCGTTCGTGTTCCTGATTCCGGCCGTCGCCTCCGTGGTGGCCGGCTTCCGCATGCCGCTGACCGGCGCGAACGAAGCCATCGGCCGCAAGCACAAGGCGTTCCGCCGCCGCGCCGTGGCCTCCGCTGTCTGGAGCCTCGTGGCCATGATCGGCGTCACGCTGACCCTCACCGTCGGCGTCGCCGCGACCCATCAGACCATCACTCTTTCGCCGCCGGAAGCCTACTCGCTCAAGGACGGCGTGGCCACCATTCCCTTCAGCCAGGTCGAGGACGGCCACCTGCACCGTTTCGAATACAAGGCCAAGGACGGCACCGTCATGCGCTTCATCATCATCCGAAAGAACGGTGGCGCGTACGGCATCGGCCTGGACGCCTGCGAGAACTGCGGCGACGCCGGCTACTACGAGAAGGACGGCAAGATCATCTGCAAGAAGTGCGAGGTGGCCATCAACCTGGCGACCATCGGCTTCAAGGGTGGCTGCAACCCGATACCATTCCCGTACAAGACCGGCCACGGCAAGATCACCATTCAGACTACGGATCTGGACGCGCTGAGCGCCCACTTCCAGTGA
- a CDS encoding ABC transporter permease yields MTNTGMFFRMLFSAVFRRRSRAVMAVVASLVGAATLFCLAMICLAVPQQMNEEMRAYGANLIVTPTESTNADGKAGIDKAMVQHTTEMVKAKGSAKYATYRYENVRVNASPYVMAGVNAAQVKNLNHHWVVDGSWPTDGKVLVGRDIADAIGLRIGSAITIGYRASDNASTNGTSSNSSIDQQTKDGRVSSDIMDTSGTEFRVAGIVDTGGSEDSIIYATNADVNKLTGITRGVDVIEYSAGSSDLAGLVSSINDMTSMHVKAQQVTKITASDTRIITMLQTLFWIVSLVVLVLTLVGVGTTISSIVSQRRNEIGLRKALGASSRAIGTEFYIESSLYGLIGGLVGTAIGYGLASWLCVAVFERSIGFNWWLALISVLFSALVAIVASIPPVHRATRIDPAVVLREE; encoded by the coding sequence ATGACCAACACCGGTATGTTCTTCAGAATGCTGTTCAGCGCCGTGTTCCGCCGGCGTTCGCGCGCGGTGATGGCCGTGGTGGCGTCGCTGGTCGGCGCGGCCACACTGTTCTGCCTGGCGATGATCTGCCTCGCCGTGCCGCAGCAGATGAACGAGGAGATGCGTGCGTACGGCGCGAACCTGATTGTCACACCCACCGAATCGACCAATGCCGACGGCAAGGCCGGCATCGACAAGGCGATGGTGCAGCACACCACTGAAATGGTCAAGGCCAAGGGTTCCGCGAAATACGCCACTTACCGCTACGAGAACGTGCGCGTCAACGCCTCGCCGTACGTGATGGCCGGCGTGAATGCGGCGCAGGTCAAGAACCTCAACCATCACTGGGTGGTCGACGGCTCGTGGCCGACCGACGGCAAGGTGCTGGTCGGACGTGACATCGCCGACGCCATCGGTCTGAGAATCGGCTCCGCCATCACCATCGGCTACCGTGCATCCGATAACGCCAGCACCAACGGCACTTCGTCGAACTCCTCGATCGACCAGCAAACCAAAGACGGCCGTGTCTCCAGTGACATCATGGACACCTCCGGCACCGAATTCCGCGTGGCCGGCATCGTGGACACCGGCGGCAGCGAAGACTCGATCATCTACGCCACCAACGCCGACGTCAACAAGCTCACCGGCATCACGCGCGGCGTGGACGTCATCGAGTATTCGGCCGGCTCCAGCGACCTCGCAGGCCTGGTGTCCAGCATCAACGACATGACCTCCATGCACGTCAAGGCGCAGCAGGTCACCAAGATCACCGCCTCCGACACCCGCATCATCACCATGCTGCAGACGCTGTTCTGGATCGTCTCGTTGGTGGTGCTGGTGCTGACGCTCGTCGGCGTCGGCACCACAATCAGCTCGATCGTCTCGCAGCGACGCAACGAGATCGGCCTGCGCAAGGCCCTCGGTGCCAGCTCGCGTGCCATCGGCACCGAGTTCTACATCGAATCATCGCTCTACGGCCTGATTGGCGGCCTCGTCGGCACCGCAATCGGCTACGGACTTGCCAGTTGGCTGTGCGTGGCGGTGTTCGAACGCTCCATCGGATTCAACTGGTGGCTGGCGCTGATCTCCGTGCTGTTCAGCGCGCTGGTCGCCATCGTCGCCTCCATCCCGCCCGTCCACCGCGCCACCCGCATCGACCCCGCCGTCGTGCTTCGCGAAGAATAA
- a CDS encoding FMN-binding protein, with the protein MTEKNTLKKSATLAAAGLVVAGALLAGCGESKATPMDDAYAGNSGETEKSQEEQSQSQSNGSDSSDGSDSGSSHNDPSTTTSDKKDTGNYKDGNYSINGQYGPVGEDSIDVHLTIKDGNVETVKIIGHPFTTISKNHQDDFAKAINGVVDGKPLKGLKVDKVAGASWTSDAFNKALEVARQEASIQE; encoded by the coding sequence ATGACCGAAAAGAATACGTTGAAGAAATCTGCGACATTGGCGGCGGCCGGACTGGTCGTGGCTGGCGCGCTGCTGGCCGGGTGCGGCGAATCCAAGGCCACGCCGATGGACGATGCGTACGCCGGCAACTCGGGCGAGACCGAGAAGTCGCAGGAAGAGCAGTCGCAATCCCAGTCGAACGGCTCCGATAGCTCCGACGGCTCCGATTCCGGCTCATCGCACAACGACCCGTCCACCACCACGTCCGACAAGAAGGACACCGGCAACTACAAGGACGGCAACTACTCGATCAACGGCCAGTACGGCCCGGTCGGCGAGGATTCCATCGACGTCCATCTGACCATCAAGGACGGCAACGTCGAGACCGTCAAAATCATTGGGCACCCGTTCACCACGATTTCCAAGAACCATCAGGACGACTTCGCCAAAGCCATCAACGGCGTAGTGGACGGCAAGCCCCTGAAGGGACTCAAAGTGGACAAGGTCGCCGGCGCCAGCTGGACTTCCGACGCCTTCAACAAAGCCCTCGAAGTCGCCCGCCAGGAGGCTTCGATTCAGGAGTAA
- a CDS encoding iron transporter has product MMKNKKLAALLGVLLAGSMAVSMAACGSTNNASDTKSSTSSSDTAKKDDSKKADAPTETSGFEEVPVGPSGTAKEQDKAAGPLTVGAVYFQPIDMYPASMGLKAADASFHLEADIHASEEGTDYGYGKGDFVPDLTVNYTIIDKSTGKEVEGGQATSGTFMQMNASDGPHYGANVKLDKAGTYQLKLSIESPEKNGWMLHVDPETGVKNHKFWTEPIEVTFDNWDYTPRQW; this is encoded by the coding sequence ATGATGAAGAACAAGAAGCTTGCTGCTCTGCTCGGCGTGCTGCTCGCCGGCTCCATGGCTGTTTCGATGGCTGCTTGCGGTTCCACCAACAACGCTTCCGATACCAAGTCCTCGACCAGCTCCTCCGACACCGCCAAGAAGGACGACTCCAAGAAGGCCGACGCCCCGACTGAGACCTCCGGCTTCGAAGAGGTCCCGGTCGGTCCCTCCGGCACAGCCAAGGAGCAGGACAAGGCCGCTGGCCCGCTGACCGTGGGCGCCGTCTACTTCCAGCCCATCGACATGTACCCTGCGTCCATGGGTCTGAAGGCTGCTGATGCTTCCTTCCACCTGGAAGCCGACATCCACGCCTCTGAGGAAGGCACCGACTACGGCTACGGCAAGGGCGACTTCGTCCCTGACCTGACTGTGAACTACACCATCATCGACAAGTCCACCGGCAAGGAAGTCGAGGGCGGCCAGGCCACCTCCGGTACCTTCATGCAGATGAACGCTTCCGACGGCCCGCACTACGGCGCCAACGTCAAGCTCGACAAGGCCGGCACCTACCAGCTCAAGCTCTCCATCGAGTCCCCTGAGAAGAACGGCTGGATGCTCCACGTTGACCCGGAGACCGGTGTCAAGAACCACAAGTTCTGGACCGAGCCCATCGAGGTCACCTTCGACAACTGGGACTACACCCCGCGTCAGTGGTGA
- a CDS encoding ABC transporter ATP-binding protein, whose amino-acid sequence MLLELDHISKIYGDLHAVDDLNLTVPEGEWLAIVGSSGSGKTTLMNMIGCMDTPSKGSVKLEGRKLEDLNATQLADVRKNLIGLVFQKFYLVPHLTAVENVMVAQYYHSVVDEKQAMEALEKVGLKDRAHHLPGQLSGGEQQRVCVARALINDPKLILADEPTGNLDEKNEKIVLDLFRKLHEQGTTIIVVTHDALVASCAQREIMLNHGVLVGEKWNDEDARKAYEAAGGKPASTGAQVEGAQNGETAIGFADPTKAAKTGGEE is encoded by the coding sequence ATGCTACTTGAACTCGACCACATCTCGAAGATCTACGGCGACCTGCATGCCGTGGACGACCTCAATTTGACCGTGCCGGAAGGCGAATGGCTCGCCATCGTCGGCTCCTCCGGCTCAGGCAAGACCACGCTGATGAACATGATCGGCTGCATGGACACGCCCTCCAAGGGCTCCGTGAAGCTGGAAGGCCGCAAGCTGGAGGACCTGAACGCCACGCAGCTGGCCGACGTGCGCAAGAACCTCATCGGACTGGTGTTCCAGAAGTTCTATCTGGTGCCGCACCTGACCGCCGTGGAAAACGTGATGGTGGCCCAGTACTACCATTCGGTGGTCGATGAGAAGCAGGCCATGGAGGCGCTGGAAAAGGTCGGCCTGAAGGACCGCGCCCACCACCTGCCCGGCCAGCTCTCCGGCGGCGAGCAGCAGCGCGTGTGCGTGGCCCGCGCGCTGATCAACGACCCGAAGCTGATTCTGGCCGATGAGCCCACCGGCAACCTCGACGAGAAGAACGAGAAAATCGTGCTCGACCTGTTCCGCAAGCTGCACGAGCAGGGCACCACGATTATCGTGGTCACCCACGATGCGCTTGTCGCCAGCTGCGCGCAGCGCGAGATCATGCTCAACCATGGCGTGCTCGTCGGTGAGAAGTGGAATGACGAGGATGCGCGCAAGGCCTACGAGGCGGCCGGCGGCAAGCCCGCCTCCACGGGTGCACAGGTCGAGGGCGCGCAGAACGGCGAGACCGCCATTGGTTTCGCTGACCCCACCAAGGCCGCGAAAACCGGCGGCGAGGAGTAG
- a CDS encoding FTR1 family protein, which yields MVRRACAQSAEMNTMRERDTRVAVSRVRAKSGSTGRLQSATVSARAFAVIVFLFAMIAATFLPSAIIPQSAFAVTPATTATAATVKSDDTTSVDYATWADVAKAVEAQLQEGLKEYKDGNPMGAKSDFGAAYTTVYVTSNFNKVVSDTIGADKQTAQQQAFQDLQSQVFTSDQADQLTQKVNDLTADLDATAQQLDANTSLANPKQYSEDLQKQIAKERKELDAKKKRTEETAKTWKEVADAMLPILDNAYKAYEGGDAAKGATLVNDAYYQHYEKLGFEKTVLSAISGNRVSQVEYQFKLCRSSMNTGKPASEVKKYIDDLKNMLATDAAKLDGGAADEEGGFLKFITSSVGQAFLILIREGLEALLVVAAVVAYLVKSGNKRFTKWIYVGVLAGLAGAGIVAVIFMLAFGGSSPLQEIMEGVCALVAMCMLLWTSNWMLNKSSVEAWNRYIREKTEAAVASVSSQVESGEKVASRTVISLAMLSFLAVFREGAETVIFYQSIYTMSQDTHGMVVGALAAAVVLVIIFLVIRFTSVKIPIGPFFLVTSILMSVLVVVFAGGGVHALIEGDLLPANYLPGVPTNDWLGFYPYVECIIAQVLAAIAVIALFVVGFAKQRKAKARLAAGASKSDAKADEESAQA from the coding sequence ATGGTTCGTCGCGCCTGCGCGCAGTCCGCTGAAATGAACACGATGCGGGAACGTGATACGCGCGTTGCCGTTTCTCGCGTGCGCGCGAAGTCGGGCAGCACCGGTCGTCTGCAGTCGGCCACGGTCTCGGCTCGTGCATTTGCGGTCATCGTTTTTCTGTTTGCGATGATCGCCGCGACCTTCCTCCCCTCCGCCATCATTCCGCAGTCCGCGTTCGCCGTGACGCCGGCAACCACTGCCACTGCTGCCACCGTCAAGAGCGACGACACCACCAGCGTCGATTACGCGACCTGGGCCGACGTTGCCAAGGCCGTCGAAGCGCAGTTGCAGGAAGGCCTTAAGGAATACAAGGACGGCAACCCAATGGGTGCCAAGTCCGATTTCGGGGCTGCATACACCACCGTCTACGTGACGTCCAACTTCAACAAAGTGGTGAGCGACACCATCGGCGCAGACAAGCAGACCGCGCAGCAGCAGGCCTTCCAGGACCTGCAAAGCCAGGTGTTCACGTCAGACCAGGCCGATCAGCTTACCCAGAAGGTCAACGACCTGACCGCCGACCTCGACGCCACGGCCCAGCAGCTCGACGCCAACACCAGCCTCGCCAACCCGAAGCAGTACTCCGAAGACCTCCAGAAGCAGATCGCCAAGGAGCGCAAGGAGCTCGACGCCAAGAAGAAGCGCACCGAGGAAACGGCCAAGACTTGGAAGGAAGTCGCGGATGCGATGCTTCCGATCCTGGACAACGCCTACAAGGCCTATGAGGGTGGCGACGCCGCCAAGGGCGCCACGCTCGTGAACGACGCCTACTACCAGCACTACGAGAAGCTCGGCTTCGAGAAGACCGTGCTGAGCGCCATCAGCGGCAACCGCGTCTCCCAGGTGGAATACCAGTTCAAGCTGTGCCGCTCCTCGATGAACACCGGCAAGCCTGCTTCCGAAGTCAAGAAGTACATCGACGACCTGAAGAACATGCTGGCCACCGATGCCGCCAAGCTCGACGGCGGCGCGGCCGATGAGGAGGGTGGCTTCCTCAAGTTCATCACCAGCTCGGTCGGTCAGGCGTTCCTGATTCTGATCCGCGAGGGTCTCGAGGCCCTGCTCGTGGTCGCCGCTGTGGTGGCCTACCTCGTCAAGTCCGGCAACAAGCGTTTCACCAAGTGGATCTACGTGGGCGTGCTCGCTGGTCTGGCCGGTGCCGGCATCGTGGCGGTCATCTTCATGCTCGCATTCGGCGGCTCCAGCCCGCTGCAGGAGATCATGGAAGGCGTGTGCGCGCTCGTCGCCATGTGCATGCTGTTGTGGACCAGCAACTGGATGCTCAACAAGTCCTCGGTGGAAGCGTGGAACCGCTACATCAGGGAAAAGACCGAAGCCGCGGTGGCCTCTGTCTCCTCGCAGGTCGAATCCGGCGAGAAGGTGGCTTCCCGCACGGTGATTTCGCTCGCCATGCTGAGCTTCCTCGCCGTGTTCCGTGAGGGCGCTGAAACCGTGATCTTCTACCAGTCGATCTACACGATGAGCCAGGATACGCATGGCATGGTGGTCGGCGCACTCGCCGCCGCCGTGGTGCTCGTGATCATCTTCCTGGTGATTCGCTTTACCTCCGTGAAGATTCCGATTGGCCCGTTCTTCCTGGTCACCTCGATCCTCATGTCCGTACTGGTGGTTGTCTTCGCCGGCGGCGGCGTGCACGCGCTCATCGAGGGCGACCTGCTGCCCGCCAACTACCTGCCGGGCGTTCCCACCAACGACTGGCTCGGATTCTACCCGTACGTCGAATGCATCATCGCCCAGGTACTGGCAGCCATCGCCGTCATCGCGCTGTTCGTGGTCGGCTTTGCCAAACAGCGTAAGGCCAAGGCCCGGCTTGCGGCCGGTGCAAGCAAGTCGGACGCGAAGGCTGACGAGGAGAGCGCGCAGGCGTAG